The Candidatus Omnitrophota bacterium genome contains a region encoding:
- a CDS encoding ORF6N domain-containing protein, whose product MFELSTQEFNVLRSQIATSSWGGERYLPYAFTEQGVELDLIKTSKQKTVLPILPTGRVQNVPSRWVLWYNFINGGGRKCRTEEDIT is encoded by the coding sequence ATGTTTGAATTATCCACGCAAGAGTTTAATGTCTTGAGGTCGCAAATTGCGACCTCAAGTTGGGGAGGTGAAAGATATCTCCCGTATGCATTTACGGAACAAGGCGTAGAATTGGATTTAATCAAGACTAGTAAACAGAAAACCGTTTTACCTATTTTACCCACCGGGAGGGTACAAAATGTACCCTCCCGGTGGGTTTTATGGTATAATTTCATCAACGGAGGGGGGAGAAAATGCCGCACAGAAGAAGACATTACTTGA
- a CDS encoding methyl-accepting chemotaxis protein — protein sequence MPHRRRHYLIKRGFQLKYTLAIVGVILTVMLVSGVGLYVGMWSSIIENFSKFKVSENLETARRIAGYEEARYSKGDFRLEKIFREAELLSAQEQDTLHRALNSVNRSLVPKIAILAVIIFIGGIFISHRIAGPIYRFQKSAEAIRNGDLSVNFNIRKTDELKDTAASLEDMVESLRKDIGEVKKLNHDPQIDKILSKYKV from the coding sequence ATGCCGCACAGAAGAAGACATTACTTGATAAAGAGGGGTTTTCAGCTTAAATATACCCTGGCGATAGTTGGGGTGATATTAACGGTCATGCTTGTCAGCGGCGTCGGGCTTTACGTCGGTATGTGGTCGTCTATAATAGAGAACTTTTCCAAATTTAAAGTGTCGGAAAATCTTGAGACGGCAAGGCGTATAGCAGGTTATGAAGAAGCGCGATATAGTAAAGGCGATTTCAGGCTCGAGAAGATCTTCAGGGAAGCGGAGCTATTGAGCGCGCAGGAACAGGACACTCTTCACAGGGCTTTGAATTCGGTGAACAGGTCGCTTGTGCCGAAGATAGCGATACTTGCCGTAATAATATTTATCGGAGGGATATTCATTTCGCACAGGATAGCGGGTCCGATATACAGGTTCCAGAAATCCGCCGAAGCGATTCGCAACGGAGATTTGAGCGTCAATTTTAATATCAGAAAGACAGATGAGTTGAAAGATACCGCCGCGTCATTAGAGGATATGGTTGAGTCACTGCGAAAAGATATAGGAGAGGTAAAAAAATTAAACCACGATCCGCAGATCGATAAGATACTTTCTAAATATAAAGTATGA